The following DNA comes from Castanea sativa cultivar Marrone di Chiusa Pesio chromosome 10, ASM4071231v1.
GTCCCCTTGGCTGAGCCACCCATGGAAGAGGCACACACAGCTCGGGTCTGGTCGCATGCAAGTTAGACCAGTAAGTGCAGCCCCAGAAAAGATAACTGAGAAGGTAGCTGAGAGCATCAAGGAGGCTCAAGAGACTTGTGCTGATGACCCAGCAAGTGGTGAGTGTGTTGCAGCATGGGATGGTGTGGAGGAGCTGAGTGCAGCAGCTAGCCATGCACGTGACAAGAAGAAAGGGTCAGACCCATTGGAGGAGTTCTGTAAGGACAACATGGAGACAGATGAGTGCCGCACCTATGAAGATTGAAGATTGAAGACTCAAAGTGGGTTAACCTTATTttagaagatgatgaagattttagatgtttttattaattttaatccTATGCTGTGTATGGGATTATTAATTAGAACACGGTTTATGATGGAACTTTGTATTGCTTTGTTTacctttttaattaattaattaataccaCACTATCTTGaaagatttataaatttaaattgctTTATCTCTAGTATTTGTGCTTTAGTAGTTAGATTCTTAATAGTAGCAAATCATCTAAGGAGGTAGGAGGAGGCAGAAAACCATGTAAATAAATATAGTCATGGAGAAGAATATGACAAGGTAGGAGCTAATATGAAGtataatttctaaatatatagaCACGTGGTTTCGATtcgttttttaaataaataaataaataaagcaaaaatCATATATCTGAAATTTTTTGATTAAAAGTTACGATTAAAAATCATGTCCAAATTTTTTGTGCTCTAATTTATATTCCATAAGTTAtagttttgtgtgtgtttgatttttattttttttattttagttatcttataagaaaagaaaaggagaattaTAATAATTGAAGTATAGAATTGAACTCTTAATATAGGATAGAGGATTTTGATTCATAAATGAGTGGAGGAGATTAGGGTATGGTAGGAGGAGGGTGTAATAGCCTTTTTAccttttatcccaaaaaaaaaaagacggattattataaataaataaaaaaaagtgccaAATTGCCTAGGCACATAGAAAAAAAGAGGTGAGGATCTTGGTAAGTCAGATCATAGTGATTCAGCTGACTCAAGAAGTGAGACCACACATGCTGTGGCAGCCCAAGGCCCGCAGAGTGACCTTGAGATGAGAAAGGATTGTGTGATGGAGGATTGTATTGAAAACCCAAGTACTAGGTGTCAGCAGGATCCGAGGCAAATATTAGGGAACAAAAGGAAATCCTTAGCCAAGAACAAATCCAAGGGAAGTGAAGGTCTGGGGGTTAGAAGTTCAAAAAGTCCGAAAAGCTTAAAAAGCCACAATAGGCTAACTCATAATGTCGAGGAAAAGGGTGAGTTGATTCTGTCATCAAAAGGGTTGGGAAGTAGTAATCGAGTTGAGAATGGAGAGGATTTTGATAGGGTTAACCCCACTGCCAAGGTCAAGGTGGGCCATTTAGTACGGGAACCGAGTGGTGGCGATTCCAGATGAGATAATAGCTCAGATAAGAGCGGCGCTGACGAAAACTCTAGGGTGGTTTGAGGAGGAACTAGGGCAAGCTTGGAAGCGTTTATTCCCTATAACCCCAGAAAGCATCAGATTGGGGAATCTTCCTTTGGAGCACAATGCGTGGAATCTCACATCCAATCCGTGGTGGAAATTCCTCACTAATGTTCCGGAGGTCTCATGGGAAGCAGTGGAGGAGCTGAGCAAGCAAAGGCAGCCATCAGTCGTGCCTTATTGGGACGAATCTGGgtgcactacaaaaaacgcgcttttaagccgcgttttttagctgcgttttacaaaaacgcagctacaggGTCAACTTTGAACCGCGTTTGTGAAAAACGCAGCTCCACCCTGGACgtatagctgcgttttaaaaacacagctataggCCTCCCCTGAAGCTATGTTTTTAAatgttgaagctgcgtttaAGTGGGTAGGACTGAAAccgcatttttaaaaatgtgctCTCCACCCCATTTTccagaactttttttttttattcaatatctgTGGAGCTACATTTGATTATACGCGGCTTAGGGGATGTATAAATAGAAAACAAtgaactcccaaaaaaaaaccctaaaaacacaaaacactcTCACCCTCTCCGAATCCCTTTCCTCCCAAATCTCTGAGCAGCAACAGCAGCTCGTAGAGCCGCAGCTCTAACTCGACTCTCATCTCCTCAAACATTGTCGCCTCATCTTATTCACCAGCGTGGGCTCGCCGGCGCCGCTAGTAACTTcttcgtatatatatatatatatatatacacacacgcttatatatatacacacgcttTGATTTCTCTTGATTACCGGTCTTTTTTGTCGCACAAGATCAGATCCTCAAATCTTAGGTTCTGTTTGGGTTGCCGAGAAAATTTTGGGAAATGAAAGGAgaaaatattattcttttttttttttttttggcgtcTTTATGGTAGATTAGGTTctaacttttcttttctctgtttTGGTTGCTGGAAAATctg
Coding sequences within:
- the LOC142613364 gene encoding calvin cycle protein CP12-1, chloroplastic; the encoded protein is MATIAAASLNLTTPRVMAKGADSPKAQTIKSPWLSHPWKRHTQLGSGRMQVRPVSAAPEKITEKVAESIKEAQETCADDPASGECVAAWDGVEELSAAASHARDKKKGSDPLEEFCKDNMETDECRTYED